From a region of the Luteibaculum oceani genome:
- a CDS encoding peptidoglycan DD-metalloendopeptidase family protein, translating into MQKKSPQKKLWWIVLVVGTIAIALFSIFNRGGKDAPSNTGSDATDTLLVQKPKVEERKFGIPITKFNVVEGEVRRGAVFSDLLLDYNISWEQILVAADSCKKVFPVTKIKAGNAYSVFTYLKDSIETAAYFLYQIDKTDFLRISLKDSTNAKIFSLPVETTLRSGNVKITSNLYDAFKEKDLPVGLALKLSDIYAWTLDFYRLNKNDEFSFLFEERKAEGKSIGVGRVLAAEYRSGNDTLDAFRFYHSALDMDQFFDHKGENLQKSMLKSPVKFGRISSRYSLRRFHPVQKRYKAHLGTDYAAPHGTPILAVGDGVVLEAKYSKYNGRYVKIKHNSTYTSQYLHMSKYGSGIKAGVRVKQGQIIGYVGATGLATGPHVCLRLWKYGKQVDHLREKFSPADPIPATDLPVFQDSVRVLKQYLSGFQDA; encoded by the coding sequence ATGCAAAAGAAGTCTCCCCAAAAGAAATTATGGTGGATTGTCCTAGTTGTAGGGACCATCGCTATAGCCTTATTTTCTATTTTTAACCGAGGTGGTAAAGATGCTCCTTCCAACACTGGCTCCGACGCTACAGATACATTGTTGGTTCAAAAACCGAAGGTGGAGGAGCGTAAGTTTGGTATTCCTATTACCAAGTTTAATGTGGTGGAAGGAGAGGTAAGACGCGGTGCTGTTTTCTCCGATTTACTTTTGGATTACAACATTTCTTGGGAGCAAATATTGGTAGCCGCAGATAGCTGTAAAAAAGTCTTTCCTGTTACTAAAATTAAAGCTGGAAACGCTTATTCGGTATTCACCTATCTCAAAGATTCAATAGAAACTGCAGCCTATTTTCTGTATCAGATTGATAAAACAGATTTTTTACGGATATCGCTAAAAGATAGTACCAATGCAAAGATTTTTTCTCTTCCCGTGGAGACCACTTTGAGGTCGGGTAATGTGAAAATTACAAGTAACCTGTACGATGCTTTTAAAGAAAAAGACCTTCCGGTGGGATTGGCACTAAAGTTATCCGACATCTATGCTTGGACTCTAGACTTCTATCGATTAAACAAAAACGATGAGTTCTCTTTCCTTTTCGAAGAGAGAAAAGCCGAGGGTAAATCCATTGGAGTGGGGCGTGTTTTGGCTGCCGAATATAGATCAGGTAATGATACTTTGGATGCATTTAGATTTTACCATTCTGCCCTGGATATGGATCAATTTTTTGATCATAAGGGAGAGAATCTTCAAAAATCTATGCTGAAGTCCCCAGTGAAATTTGGACGAATATCATCACGCTACTCACTTAGGAGGTTCCATCCTGTTCAAAAAAGGTATAAAGCTCATTTAGGTACCGATTATGCCGCACCGCATGGCACTCCTATTTTAGCGGTGGGCGATGGGGTGGTTTTAGAGGCTAAGTACTCTAAATACAATGGTAGGTATGTTAAGATAAAGCATAATTCCACCTATACCTCTCAGTATCTACACATGTCAAAATACGGTAGTGGAATTAAGGCTGGAGTTCGAGTTAAACAAGGTCAAATCATTGGCTACGTAGGAGCTACAGGTTTAGCTACCGGACCGCATGTTTGCTTAAGATTGTGGAAATACGGGAAACAAGTAGACCACCTTAGGGAGAAATTTAGTCCGGCAGATCCAATTCCCGCCACAGACCTACCAGTTTTTCAAGATTCCGTTAGGGTTTTAAAGCAGTACTTGTCTGGATTTCAAGATGCTTAA
- a CDS encoding tryptophan 2,3-dioxygenase family protein, which yields MVVTSEIQNKLEALHQKFSERGQDLGSYLDGLLHSEFLTYWDYIHQDTLLSLQTPRTIYPDENIFIIYHQITELYFKLCLQELDHICGGSKKEKWDSKKTVTKLKRINNYFRALVHSFGIMIEGMDKEQFLKFRMALLPASGFQSVQYRKIEIHATGLENLLHHSVRGEVEITKEEDINQNFDNIYWKFGATTKDTGEKTLTLKMFEERYDTELLGLLTKLKFCNLNHLLLEGYLSDGDEEIKRQLKTFDILVNVDWPLVHYKSAVRYLQSKEKDIAATGGTNWQDYLPPHFQKRIFFPTLWTQEEKDNWGKNWVESALGLK from the coding sequence ATGGTTGTTACCTCAGAAATTCAGAACAAGTTAGAAGCGCTCCACCAAAAGTTTTCGGAACGTGGACAAGATTTGGGCTCATACCTAGATGGATTGCTTCATAGCGAGTTTCTAACCTATTGGGATTATATCCATCAAGATACCTTACTATCCCTGCAAACTCCTCGAACAATATATCCAGATGAAAATATTTTCATCATCTACCATCAAATAACGGAGCTTTACTTTAAGCTTTGTCTGCAGGAGCTAGATCATATCTGTGGGGGGTCTAAAAAGGAAAAATGGGACAGTAAAAAAACCGTTACCAAGCTTAAGCGCATTAATAATTACTTCAGAGCCTTGGTGCATTCATTCGGAATTATGATCGAAGGAATGGACAAGGAACAGTTTTTGAAATTTAGAATGGCTCTTTTGCCGGCTTCAGGATTTCAGTCGGTGCAATACCGTAAAATTGAAATTCACGCAACGGGACTTGAAAACTTGTTGCACCACTCAGTTCGAGGAGAGGTAGAAATTACCAAGGAGGAAGATATCAACCAGAACTTCGATAACATTTACTGGAAGTTTGGAGCAACTACAAAAGATACGGGGGAGAAAACCCTAACGCTTAAAATGTTCGAAGAGCGTTACGATACCGAACTGTTGGGTCTTTTAACCAAACTGAAGTTTTGCAACCTAAATCACCTGTTGCTAGAAGGTTACCTTTCTGATGGGGATGAAGAAATTAAGCGCCAACTTAAAACCTTCGACATCCTGGTTAACGTAGATTGGCCTTTGGTACATTATAAATCTGCTGTTCGTTACCTGCAAAGCAAAGAAAAAGACATCGCTGCTACAGGAGGTACCAATTGGCAGGATTATTTACCTCCACACTTTCAAAAAAGAATCTTTTTCCCAACCCTATGGACTCAAGAAGAAAAAGATAACTGGGGCAAGAATTGGGTTGAAAGTGCGTTGGGCTTAAAGTAA
- a CDS encoding DUF3108 domain-containing protein — MKWISSIILTVSIGFIYANTNGQNLKASADTLRKFSVKAYKVGEELDYVLHYGLVNAGVAKLKVEATDRTVYGRPLLHLVGTGRSVGAFNWFFKVRDRYESYLDANGAFPWIFIRRVNEGGYEINQDYKFYQHQQKVETGKHKVFDIPEYTQDMLSAFYYARTLNFDTAKIGDVFTIPAFVDDEYWPLKIKYLGSDVVSIRNGKFKCRKFVPVVQKGRIFKDEEDLNVWITADKNNIPVLIQAKVLVGSIKMELTDYKGLAAPISKID, encoded by the coding sequence ATGAAATGGATAAGCAGCATTATTCTGACCGTTTCTATTGGGTTCATTTATGCCAATACGAACGGCCAAAATTTAAAAGCCAGTGCCGATACACTTAGAAAATTTTCAGTAAAGGCATATAAGGTTGGAGAAGAATTAGATTACGTTCTGCACTATGGTCTAGTAAATGCAGGAGTAGCCAAGTTAAAAGTGGAGGCTACTGATAGAACTGTTTATGGGAGGCCACTTTTGCATTTGGTTGGAACGGGAAGGTCTGTTGGTGCTTTCAACTGGTTTTTTAAGGTTAGGGACCGTTATGAGAGTTATTTAGATGCTAATGGAGCATTTCCCTGGATTTTTATCCGAAGGGTAAACGAAGGTGGGTACGAAATCAATCAAGATTATAAGTTTTACCAGCATCAGCAAAAAGTCGAGACAGGAAAGCATAAAGTCTTTGACATTCCCGAGTACACCCAAGATATGTTGTCGGCATTTTATTATGCGAGAACCCTAAATTTCGATACGGCAAAAATTGGCGATGTATTTACCATTCCAGCTTTTGTAGACGATGAGTACTGGCCTCTGAAGATAAAGTATCTGGGTTCGGATGTGGTAAGTATTAGGAATGGAAAATTTAAGTGTCGAAAATTTGTCCCAGTGGTTCAAAAAGGACGAATTTTTAAAGACGAAGAAGATCTAAATGTTTGGATTACGGCGGATAAAAACAACATTCCGGTATTGATCCAAGCAAAAGTATTGGTGGGTTCTATTAAAATGGAACTTACAGATTACAAGGGGTTGGCTGCGCCAATTTCCAAGATTGATTAA
- the leuS gene encoding leucine--tRNA ligase: MSEYKHIEIEKKWQKFWAENQVFKAEDSSTKPKYYVLDMFPYPSGAGLHVGHPLGYIASDIIARYKRHKGFNVLHPMGYDSFGLPAEQYAIQTGQHPAITTENNIARYRQQLDNIGFSFDWSREIRTSSPEYYKWTQWIFKQLFNSYYDKGLDRARPIEDLVSLFEKEGNKNVEAETSCERIFSAPDWENYSDKEKEAILQEYRLTYLADTWVNWCEELGTVLANDEVKDGKSERGGFPVEQKLMKQWMMRIGAYAERLLEDLDKLDWSDALKEIQRNWIGKSEGASVNFELENEKGKIEVFTTRPDTIFGVSFMVLAPEHELVKSITTAEQKEEVEKYIKTAGLKTERERQADTDKVTGCFTGAYAIHPFTGNKIPVYIADYVLAGYGTGAVMAVPAGDQRDYNFAKKFNLDIPAIFEGVDISEEANATKEAKVINGDFLNGLTGQEAIPVAIKEIEKRGLGKGKTNFRLRDAVFSRQRYWGEPFPVYFQDGIPKLIADEQLPIELPEINEFKPTKDGKPPLARAAKEDWNVQVDADEMECNTMPGWAGSSWYFARYVDPNNDKAFAGQDKLAYWQNVDLYIGGAEHATGHLLYARFWTKFLFDLGYLPFEEPFKKLINQGMILGRSNFVFRDKANPNVIVSKDKLQEYQDQFPNEEFKFDRFQKLHVDINLVENDKIGLEALRNSAPDFANATFFPENATHVLCDDEVEKMSKSKLNVQNPDDLVEQFGADTLRCYEMFLGPIEQHKPWDTQGITGVFNFLKKFWRLFNGEQGVSQEAPSKEELKVLHATIKKVNEDINRFSFNTVVSQLMICVNELQALKCNKQDILKPLCVLLSPYAPHIAEELWGKLGMTGSITFAEYPVHNEEYLVENTFEYPISFNGKMRFKLELSLSLSKDQVEEEVLKNPQTAKYLVDKKPKKVIVVPKKIVNVVA, from the coding sequence ATGAGCGAATACAAGCACATAGAGATAGAGAAAAAGTGGCAGAAATTTTGGGCAGAAAACCAGGTTTTTAAAGCTGAAGATAGCAGTACTAAGCCAAAGTACTATGTACTAGATATGTTCCCTTACCCCTCTGGTGCTGGATTACACGTGGGGCACCCTCTGGGCTACATTGCAAGCGATATTATTGCTCGTTACAAAAGACATAAAGGATTTAACGTATTGCATCCAATGGGGTACGACTCCTTTGGATTGCCAGCAGAGCAATATGCCATCCAAACGGGTCAGCATCCTGCAATTACTACTGAAAACAACATTGCTCGTTACCGTCAGCAATTAGATAATATTGGTTTCTCTTTCGATTGGAGTCGGGAGATTAGAACTTCTAGCCCCGAATACTATAAATGGACCCAATGGATATTCAAGCAGTTATTCAATTCGTATTACGATAAAGGGTTAGACAGAGCACGTCCTATCGAAGACTTAGTGTCTCTCTTTGAAAAAGAAGGAAATAAGAATGTTGAAGCCGAAACTTCCTGTGAGCGTATTTTCTCAGCTCCAGATTGGGAAAATTATTCCGATAAAGAAAAGGAGGCTATTCTCCAAGAATATCGCTTAACCTATTTAGCAGATACTTGGGTAAACTGGTGTGAAGAATTGGGTACAGTGTTAGCCAATGATGAAGTAAAAGACGGCAAGTCGGAGCGAGGCGGATTCCCTGTTGAGCAAAAATTGATGAAACAGTGGATGATGCGCATCGGAGCGTATGCTGAGCGTCTACTTGAAGATCTGGATAAGTTAGACTGGAGTGATGCGCTAAAAGAAATTCAGCGCAATTGGATAGGTAAATCTGAAGGGGCTTCGGTAAACTTTGAGTTGGAAAATGAAAAGGGCAAAATTGAAGTGTTTACCACTCGTCCTGATACTATTTTTGGTGTAAGTTTCATGGTTTTGGCTCCCGAACACGAGCTTGTAAAATCCATTACCACTGCCGAGCAAAAAGAAGAGGTTGAAAAATACATCAAAACTGCAGGTTTAAAAACAGAAAGAGAGCGTCAGGCAGATACCGATAAGGTTACAGGTTGCTTTACCGGAGCTTATGCTATCCACCCATTTACTGGAAATAAAATCCCAGTTTATATAGCCGATTACGTGCTTGCTGGTTATGGTACCGGTGCTGTAATGGCAGTACCTGCTGGCGATCAACGCGATTATAATTTTGCTAAAAAATTCAATTTGGATATCCCTGCGATATTCGAAGGGGTAGATATTTCTGAGGAGGCAAATGCCACCAAAGAAGCCAAAGTAATTAATGGCGATTTCTTAAATGGCCTTACCGGGCAGGAGGCTATTCCCGTTGCAATTAAGGAAATAGAAAAACGTGGTTTAGGAAAGGGGAAAACCAATTTTAGATTGCGCGATGCGGTGTTCTCAAGACAGCGTTATTGGGGCGAGCCTTTCCCAGTTTATTTCCAAGATGGAATTCCAAAATTAATTGCCGACGAACAGCTGCCAATTGAACTTCCAGAGATAAATGAGTTTAAACCTACAAAAGATGGTAAGCCACCTTTAGCAAGAGCGGCAAAGGAAGACTGGAATGTGCAGGTGGATGCCGATGAAATGGAATGCAATACCATGCCGGGATGGGCTGGCTCTTCTTGGTATTTCGCTAGGTACGTAGACCCTAATAACGACAAAGCTTTTGCTGGCCAGGATAAGCTTGCCTATTGGCAAAATGTAGACCTATACATTGGTGGTGCTGAGCATGCTACAGGACACCTTTTATATGCACGCTTTTGGACTAAATTCCTATTCGATTTAGGCTACTTACCATTCGAAGAGCCTTTTAAAAAGCTGATTAATCAAGGGATGATATTGGGTAGAAGTAACTTTGTTTTTAGGGACAAAGCCAATCCCAATGTTATTGTTTCTAAGGATAAGTTACAGGAGTATCAAGATCAATTTCCCAATGAGGAGTTCAAATTCGATCGTTTCCAAAAGCTTCACGTAGATATCAACTTGGTAGAAAACGATAAGATCGGTTTAGAAGCCCTACGCAATTCAGCCCCCGATTTTGCAAATGCTACCTTCTTCCCAGAAAATGCTACTCACGTACTTTGTGATGACGAGGTAGAAAAAATGTCTAAATCCAAGCTAAATGTTCAGAATCCAGATGATTTAGTTGAGCAGTTTGGAGCGGATACCTTGAGGTGTTACGAGATGTTTTTAGGTCCTATAGAACAACACAAACCATGGGATACTCAAGGAATTACTGGTGTATTCAACTTCCTTAAAAAGTTCTGGAGATTATTTAACGGAGAGCAAGGTGTAAGCCAGGAAGCACCAAGTAAAGAGGAGCTTAAAGTTCTGCATGCTACCATTAAAAAGGTTAACGAGGACATCAATAGGTTCTCCTTTAATACCGTGGTAAGTCAGTTAATGATTTGCGTTAATGAATTGCAAGCACTTAAGTGCAATAAGCAGGATATTCTTAAGCCGCTGTGTGTTTTATTGTCACCCTACGCTCCTCATATTGCCGAGGAACTGTGGGGAAAACTAGGAATGACTGGCAGTATAACATTTGCGGAATACCCCGTTCATAACGAAGAATATCTTGTGGAAAATACCTTCGAATATCCTATCTCTTTTAATGGTAAAATGAGGTTTAAACTAGAACTTTCGCTTTCATTAAGTAAGGATCAGGTGGAAGAGGAGGTTTTGAAAAATCCTCAAACTGCAAAATATTTAGTCGATAAAAAACCTAAAAAGGTCATCGTTGTACCTAAGAAAATAGTTAATGTTGTGGCCTAA
- a CDS encoding sensor histidine kinase, with protein MNLYSRKQGTKIVLFILASLIIGVSLFYSNRIVNKIRNEERQKVRLWSNAIQNKADLVAYTQKLFETLRSEERKKVKHWFMAISILTSNETNDLDQKTFKLLTDIISDNTTIPIIVVDDKGEVVIEKNILENSAPTDSILSAELEKMKKAFPPLEIEYTKNKRQYLYYRESHIFRELQQVMDNLINNFISETVINSASVPVIFTDGSHEKVIASGNIDSIVINTPELLAAMIEEMSEQNAPIKVALEQEDHYIFYKDSFILTQLRYYPYIQLVAIAVFLLISYLLFSTFRNAEQNQVWVGMAKETAHQLGTPLSSLLAWKDVLESQGVDKSTLKEMGNDIKRLEVITARFSKIGAAPELSPRKMLPIINAGVDYLKPRIPRTVEINISAEDANTAAKINIQLFEWVLENLIKNAVDAMQGSGKIDINLQSKGAEVIIDITDTGKGIPANKQKTVFEPGYTTRKRGWGLGLTLVKRIIEDYHKGKIFVKHSEPGVGTTFRILLRA; from the coding sequence ATGAACTTATATTCTCGAAAGCAAGGCACAAAAATTGTCCTTTTTATATTGGCTTCTCTTATTATCGGGGTGTCTTTGTTTTATTCCAATCGCATTGTAAATAAAATTCGAAACGAAGAAAGGCAGAAAGTAAGGCTTTGGTCAAACGCCATTCAAAATAAGGCAGATTTAGTCGCCTATACCCAAAAATTATTTGAAACACTCAGGTCCGAGGAGCGAAAAAAGGTGAAGCACTGGTTCATGGCGATCAGTATATTAACCTCCAACGAAACCAATGATTTAGACCAAAAAACCTTTAAACTACTTACGGATATCATTTCCGATAACACCACTATCCCAATAATTGTGGTGGATGATAAGGGAGAGGTAGTAATTGAGAAAAACATTTTGGAGAATAGCGCTCCCACCGATTCCATTTTGTCTGCGGAATTGGAAAAAATGAAAAAAGCTTTCCCTCCACTAGAAATAGAATACACCAAAAATAAACGCCAGTACCTTTACTACCGAGAGTCGCACATCTTTAGGGAGTTACAACAGGTTATGGATAACCTGATTAACAATTTCATTTCCGAAACAGTGATTAACTCTGCAAGTGTGCCGGTTATTTTTACCGATGGTTCGCACGAAAAAGTAATCGCTTCGGGTAATATAGATTCAATCGTAATTAATACACCAGAACTGCTCGCGGCTATGATTGAAGAAATGAGCGAGCAAAATGCTCCCATAAAGGTGGCACTGGAACAAGAGGATCATTACATTTTCTATAAAGACTCCTTCATCCTAACCCAGTTGCGATATTACCCCTATATACAATTAGTGGCCATTGCCGTATTTCTTTTGATTAGCTACCTACTGTTTTCCACATTTCGCAACGCCGAACAAAATCAGGTTTGGGTGGGAATGGCCAAGGAAACGGCACACCAATTGGGTACCCCGTTATCATCTTTATTAGCTTGGAAGGATGTTTTAGAGTCGCAGGGGGTTGATAAATCTACCCTCAAGGAAATGGGGAACGATATAAAACGCTTGGAAGTAATCACGGCTCGTTTTTCAAAAATTGGAGCTGCACCTGAGTTGTCGCCAAGAAAAATGTTACCCATTATCAATGCTGGGGTAGATTATTTAAAACCGAGAATACCGAGAACGGTTGAGATAAATATTAGTGCAGAGGATGCCAATACTGCTGCAAAGATTAATATTCAGCTGTTTGAATGGGTATTGGAAAACCTTATTAAAAATGCTGTGGATGCCATGCAGGGCTCAGGTAAAATTGATATTAATCTCCAATCAAAAGGTGCTGAGGTTATCATAGATATTACAGATACCGGAAAAGGAATTCCTGCAAACAAACAGAAGACGGTTTTTGAACCTGGCTACACCACCCGCAAAAGAGGTTGGGGCTTAGGTTTAACCCTTGTAAAGAGAATTATAGAGGATTATCACAAAGGAAAAATCTTTGTAAAACATTCAGAACCAGGTGTAGGTACAACCTTTAGGATTCTTTTACGGGCATAA
- a CDS encoding AsmA-like C-terminal region-containing protein — MLRLLKNLVFWLLMLCITALCSLWLLSKYYEQDLVKEVTKAANEHLTAVVEVGNVNLDLIRRFPNAAVSLKDCRLTDSESEILNLEVINLEFSLLDLLQKKITISKLSAQNGNLDVVQQSNGKWNVEVWKSQNSSSSNVTFDIREIEFFDVKSSLKTKDGDFLTAEFKNLELRGENQFKKLVLFLDADQFKFSNSNGVFLEPSKVGGQLWLEIENNNLKWKSDGISVNGLEISTLGNADFSGNWSANFITINPLVLDQLSFLPIIYKTIPTEVKPDSKFKLSANISAKENIELDLDLNVLSGAWKSGDDWLTLKKGVLNVSYSELTEEVYVKFQEGAGRYKSFDFKTEKGAIRVVENRTNLWFDGVEITTQKQIWDELQGQVSYVGSIGLTHSSNGLRINAGEGVLTGKNIQTGAGWKIEDVRVKNSDGNLQVQSSNIKIDAGEVNYSGTIFYGNDLLNPKLKITGYLASEEFDFNQLTSQKSSDPTAESEPINVEVELDYYIKKANYQKISSSENIGHVVWSENEMHFSGFNSQLNDGVLGGDLSFFFLPNKSVKLSGDVLLDGMNIKTLFADFENFGQQTLKSEYIAGNMDANIKFSCFLTPNWELQSQTLDASGNVLIANGELVEFPLFDDLAAAIKGNLLTNTFINVKKMSQALKTVRFDNLGNEFSIRNGNITFPKMSIASNVFNLNISGSHKLTNQIDYKLDFLLADALNIGKTNEERESGKRIFLRITGTTENPEFAIDKEAAKEYKKNKQGQDVGLFKEIFANETNTQPEKPRVLIQIDSSTTQENSEKLSPQDKKKQKKPSWLRIEKEEKSKVEISFEEEDF; from the coding sequence ATGCTGCGATTACTAAAAAACCTTGTTTTTTGGCTGCTAATGCTGTGTATTACGGCATTATGCAGCTTGTGGTTGCTTTCTAAATACTACGAACAAGACCTGGTTAAAGAGGTGACCAAAGCAGCAAACGAACACCTTACTGCTGTTGTTGAGGTCGGAAATGTCAACCTCGACCTTATCCGCAGATTTCCCAACGCCGCAGTTTCACTAAAGGATTGCCGCCTTACAGATTCAGAAAGCGAAATTTTGAATTTGGAGGTAATTAACCTCGAGTTTTCCCTTTTGGATCTGCTTCAGAAAAAGATAACCATCAGCAAATTAAGTGCGCAGAATGGAAATCTCGATGTTGTGCAGCAATCAAATGGGAAATGGAATGTAGAGGTATGGAAATCTCAGAACTCCAGTTCCAGCAATGTTACATTTGATATTAGGGAGATCGAATTTTTCGATGTAAAGTCCTCTCTTAAAACAAAGGATGGAGATTTTCTCACAGCGGAATTCAAGAATTTGGAGTTAAGGGGTGAAAATCAATTCAAAAAGCTAGTTCTTTTCCTCGATGCCGACCAATTTAAATTCAGTAATTCCAATGGGGTTTTTCTGGAACCATCTAAGGTAGGTGGTCAGCTGTGGCTAGAAATTGAGAATAATAACCTTAAGTGGAAATCCGATGGGATATCCGTTAATGGACTGGAAATTTCAACCCTAGGAAATGCAGATTTTTCTGGTAATTGGTCCGCTAACTTTATCACCATCAATCCCTTGGTGTTAGATCAATTGAGTTTCCTTCCCATTATTTATAAAACCATACCCACAGAGGTAAAACCAGATTCTAAATTCAAGCTTTCAGCCAATATTTCAGCTAAAGAAAACATAGAATTGGATTTAGACTTGAATGTATTGTCCGGTGCCTGGAAATCGGGAGATGACTGGCTTACCCTGAAAAAAGGAGTATTAAATGTTAGCTATTCTGAGCTTACGGAAGAAGTCTATGTGAAATTTCAGGAAGGAGCAGGACGCTATAAGTCATTCGATTTTAAAACCGAGAAAGGGGCAATTAGGGTTGTAGAAAATAGAACTAACCTTTGGTTTGATGGGGTTGAAATCACGACTCAGAAACAAATTTGGGACGAACTTCAAGGTCAAGTTAGTTATGTAGGAAGCATTGGGCTTACCCATTCTAGTAATGGTTTGCGAATTAATGCAGGAGAAGGGGTATTAACGGGAAAAAATATCCAAACTGGAGCGGGTTGGAAAATCGAAGATGTTAGGGTTAAAAATTCGGATGGAAACCTCCAAGTTCAATCTAGCAACATAAAAATAGATGCCGGAGAAGTGAATTACTCTGGAACCATTTTTTACGGTAACGATTTACTAAATCCAAAGCTCAAGATTACGGGGTACCTAGCCTCCGAGGAATTCGATTTCAATCAGCTTACTTCCCAAAAAAGCTCAGATCCAACTGCCGAGTCTGAGCCAATTAATGTAGAAGTGGAACTAGATTATTACATAAAGAAGGCTAACTATCAAAAAATCTCGTCTTCTGAAAATATTGGACATGTGGTTTGGTCGGAAAATGAAATGCATTTTTCGGGTTTCAACTCCCAATTGAACGATGGAGTTCTAGGTGGAGATTTAAGCTTTTTCTTTTTGCCCAACAAATCGGTGAAACTTTCGGGTGATGTGTTGCTGGATGGAATGAATATTAAAACGTTGTTTGCCGACTTCGAGAACTTTGGTCAGCAAACGCTGAAGTCTGAATACATAGCAGGAAATATGGATGCTAACATTAAGTTCTCTTGCTTTTTAACTCCAAATTGGGAGCTTCAGTCGCAAACTCTTGATGCCTCGGGCAACGTACTTATTGCCAATGGAGAATTGGTTGAATTTCCATTGTTTGATGATTTAGCGGCAGCTATAAAGGGTAACCTGCTTACGAATACCTTTATCAATGTAAAAAAGATGTCCCAGGCATTGAAAACAGTACGCTTTGATAATCTGGGGAATGAGTTTTCAATTAGGAATGGAAATATTACGTTTCCAAAAATGAGTATAGCTTCCAATGTTTTTAATCTAAATATCTCCGGATCGCATAAACTCACCAATCAAATAGATTATAAACTAGATTTTCTCCTTGCAGATGCATTAAACATCGGGAAAACCAATGAGGAAAGGGAAAGCGGAAAACGAATTTTTCTTCGTATTACAGGAACAACCGAAAACCCAGAGTTTGCAATTGACAAGGAAGCTGCGAAAGAGTATAAGAAAAACAAGCAGGGACAAGATGTTGGCTTGTTTAAGGAGATTTTTGCTAATGAAACCAATACCCAACCCGAAAAGCCTCGGGTTCTGATTCAAATAGACAGCAGCACTACCCAGGAAAATTCTGAGAAATTATCCCCCCAAGACAAGAAAAAGCAAAAAAAACCGTCTTGGTTACGAATTGAAAAGGAGGAAAAATCTAAAGTTGAAATTTCCTTCGAGGAGGAAGACTTTTAA
- a CDS encoding pseudouridine synthase — MGRERSNWRDKGSRRGAQAKREDSRQESGDKPRGNKPFKPGFKKEFRRNKGLENIPKFSSEVRLNKFLSNAGVCGRREADVLIKSGAVSVNDVHVTELGIKVNPDKDVVKVDGNRVSLETKQYFVLNKPKDFNPLMGDPYSRKTVSILMKGACKEQIYPVDKVDKMTSGVLLFSNDGDLIIKLSHPKFRIKRIYHVTLNRKFAEQSLEEVKEGLEIDGHFFKPEAIEFVGKGDDRTQVGLEITTGRHSVVRKVFEHFGCKVVAMDRVYFGGITKKNLPRGKYRKLTEQEVINLKMMK, encoded by the coding sequence ATGGGCAGAGAGCGCAGTAATTGGAGAGATAAAGGAAGTAGAAGAGGAGCTCAAGCTAAACGCGAGGATTCAAGACAGGAGTCTGGCGATAAACCCAGAGGTAATAAACCTTTTAAACCTGGGTTTAAGAAGGAGTTCCGACGCAATAAAGGACTAGAAAACATCCCTAAGTTTTCTTCCGAAGTTAGATTAAACAAGTTTTTATCTAATGCCGGAGTTTGTGGAAGACGCGAGGCAGATGTACTGATCAAATCAGGAGCAGTTTCAGTAAATGATGTTCACGTAACGGAGTTGGGGATTAAAGTAAATCCTGACAAAGACGTTGTAAAGGTTGATGGTAACCGAGTTAGCTTGGAAACCAAGCAATACTTTGTACTAAATAAACCTAAGGATTTTAACCCGCTAATGGGTGATCCATACAGCCGTAAAACAGTGAGTATATTGATGAAAGGAGCTTGTAAGGAGCAAATTTACCCCGTAGATAAGGTAGATAAAATGACCTCTGGAGTTTTGCTTTTCTCTAACGATGGAGACCTTATCATCAAACTGTCACATCCAAAATTTAGGATCAAGAGAATTTATCACGTAACGCTAAATAGAAAGTTTGCCGAGCAATCTCTTGAGGAGGTTAAAGAAGGTCTGGAAATTGATGGACATTTCTTTAAACCCGAAGCAATTGAATTTGTGGGTAAGGGTGATGATAGAACCCAAGTTGGTCTGGAAATTACCACGGGTAGACACAGTGTGGTAAGAAAGGTTTTCGAACACTTTGGTTGTAAGGTAGTTGCCATGGATAGAGTGTATTTTGGTGGAATTACCAAAAAGAATCTCCCTAGAGGTAAATACAGAAAGCTTACAGAGCAGGAGGTGATAAACCTAAAAATGATGAAATAA